In Macadamia integrifolia cultivar HAES 741 chromosome 5, SCU_Mint_v3, whole genome shotgun sequence, a single window of DNA contains:
- the LOC122079340 gene encoding anaphase-promoting complex subunit 2 isoform X2 → MNKEATYPIYNLQILDSLGDNSIDEILESWNGFCVSTEFLLKDSGDLSVGSEFVSHVHVLCKQGLYSLLQDYFLRSLEETFEKNGASKFWRHFEAYGDIARLENKIHIQEDWAQQVLCKSLEVICLEKEYLEKCLLILVNALQSYKESMSGGRPNADMERLHLISRYRLMVSSVLMTSLPRCFPGILRIYFKERLEELSTIMSGDYENDADIDAMDLDGTLKNSSRANEMDIDESNHRRKFSENSKLVKNIGKVVRDLRTLGFTSMTEDAYASAIFILLKTKVHNLAGDDYRSSVLPSIKEWIKAVPLQFLYALLSYLGDSVTYDSPSSGLKSPLASHPSSCFSGIDAPSEGLIRWQLRLEYFAYETLQDLRIAKLFEIIVDYPDSSPAIEDLKQCLEYTGQHSKLVDSFISALRYRLLTAGASTNDILHQYVSTIKALRTIDPTGVFLEAVGEPIREYLRGRKDTIKCIVTMLTDGTGANPNGSGNTGDSLLEELNRDEENQENDGCDDDFNTDDKQAWINSERWEPDPVEADPLKGSRNRRKIDMLGMIVGIIGSKDQLVNEYRVMLAEKLLNKTDYDIESEIRILELLKIHFGESSMQRCEIMLNDVIDSKRTNTNIKATITQPSQRGVEQVETGVSLDLLDATIISSNFWPPIQEESLNIPGPVDQLLSDYARRFNEIKTPRKLLWKKNLGTIKLELQLVKDVM, encoded by the exons ATGAACAAGGAAGCGACATATCCAATTTATAATCTGCAGATTTTGGATTCCCTTGGTGACAACTCCATTGACGAGATTTTGGAGAGCTGGAATGGTTTTTGTGTGAGCACAGAATTTCTTCTCAAGGATAGCGGAGATCTTTCGGTCGGTTCAGAGTTCGTTTCCCATGTACATGTACTTTGCAAGCAGGGCCTCTACTCGCTCCTTCAGGATTACTTTCTTCGATCACTGGAG GAAACGTTTGAGAAAAATGGTGCATCAAAGTTTTGGCGGCATTTTGAAGCTTATGGAGACATCGCCAGGCTAGAGAATAAAATCCAT ATTCAAGAAGATTGGGCCCAACAAGTATTATGCAAGTCACTTGAAGTGATATGCTTAGAAAAAGAATATCTGGAAAAGTGCCTGTTAATATTAGTCAACGCTTTACAGTCATACAAGGAAAGCATGTCAGGTGGAAGACCTAATGCAGATATGGAGAGACTCCATCTTATTTCTAGATACCGGTTAATGGTATCTTCAGTACTCATGACATCACTTCCTCGCTGTTTTCCTG GGATACTCCGCATCTATTTCAAGGAAAGATTAGAAGAATTAAGTACAATTATGTCTGGAGACTATGAGAATGATGCTGATATCGATGCTATGGATTTGGATGGAACATTAAAAAACTCCTCTAGAGCCAATGAAATGGATATTGATGAAAGCAATCACAGGAGAAAATTCTCTGAGAACAGCAAATTGGTGAAAAACATCGGAAAGGTTGTCCGTGATCTTAGAACTCTCGGATTTACATCTATGACTGAAGATGCCTATGCTTCTGCCATATTTATACTTTTGAAG ACCAAAGTTCATAACTTGGCTGGCGACGATTACAGGAGTTCTGTTTTGCCATCCATTAAAGAGTGGATTAAG GCTGTTCCACTCCAGTTCTTGTATGCTCTTCTTTCTTATCTTGGTGACTCAGTTACTTATGATAGCCCTTCATCGGGTCTCAAATCACCACTTGCTTCACACCCCTCTTCATGCTTCTCTGGTATTGATGCTCCCTCTGAAGGACTCATCAGATGGCAGTTGCGCCTTGAGTATTTTGCTTATGAAACATTGCAAGATCTAAGAATAGCTAAACTTTTTGAGATTATTGTGGATTATCCTGACAG CTCTCCTGCAATTGAAGACTTGAAGCAGTGCCTAGAGTATACTGGGCAACACTCAAAGCTTGTTGATTCTTTTATTTCTGCACTGAGATATCGCTTGCTTACTGCTGGTGCTTCGACCAATGACATACTGCACCAATATGTTTCAACTATCAAAGCACtccggacaatagatccaactGGTGTTTTCCTTGAAGCAGTAGGTGAACCAATAAGAGAGTATTTACGGGGAAGAAAAGATACCATCAAATGCATTGTGACTATGCTAACAGATGGGACTGGAGCAAATCCAAATGGGAGTGGAAATACTGGGGATAGCCTCCTTGAAGAGTTGAATAGAgatgaagaaaatcaagaaaatgatGGTTGTGATGATGATTTCAACACTGATGACAAGCAAGCCTGGATCAATTCTGAACG CTGGGAACCTGATCCAGTGGAGGCAGATCCATTAAAGGGTAGTAGGAATAGAAGGAAGATTGACATGCTTGGAATGATAGTTGGCATAATTGGCTCAAAGGACCAGCTAGTTAATGAATATCGTGTTATGCTGGCTGAAAAGCTTCTTAACAAAACTGATTACGACATAGAGTCGGAAATTCGTATTTTGGAACTACTCAAG ATACACTTTGGAGAGAGCAGCATGCAAAGATGTGAAATTATGCTGAATGATGTGATTGACTCAAAAAGGACAAACACCAATATAAAAGCAACCATAACACAGCCATCACAGAGAG GTGTCGAGCAAGTAGAAACTGGGGTTTCTCTTGATCTTCTTGATGCTACAATCATATCATCAAACTTTTGGCCACCAATTCAG GAAGAATCCCTTAACATACCTGGGCCTGTGGACCAACTTCTATCTGATTATGCAAGAAGGTTTAATGAAATCAAGACACCTCGCAAGCTGCTGTGGAAGAAAAATCTCGGTACCATTAAG CTGGAGTTGCAATTAGTTAAAGATGTCATGTGA